In Mugil cephalus isolate CIBA_MC_2020 chromosome 7, CIBA_Mcephalus_1.1, whole genome shotgun sequence, the sequence GAGTGCTGCAAAAATGTAAGAGTTTGGTCTCAAACTGTTCCCTAATAAGTGTAAATTCTTCCAAACTTCAGTCCATTACTTAGGTCATGTGGGAGTGGAAACCGATCCAGAAAAGATCAATGCCCTAAAATCCTGGCCACATAGGGGTACACTGCTCATAGTTAACTAGCTTATTGTGCTATGAACAACAGGTTAATTCCTGACACTCAAAAATCATAGACGGTGCACACCTTTCTTGCAGAAGATGTCTCACATACTGGAaccattttttgtttctcttctctcgcttttctctctttccagcATTGTGACTGATGTAGCCATAATAGTAATTTATCATCTCTATTGATCCAGCAACTACGGACTGCTAAGGGTGCTATCGATACGCTAAGGCAGGACCAAACTATTTCATGCAGAATCACATTAatcatgttctttcttttttgaacaATCTTTTGGAATTGTTCTAACTTTTGCTCCAAACATGAGCCACTGGTTGGAGGTAAACTGCTTTGAAGTGaacctcctcctcaggtcctTTGAAGACAGCAGCATCTATTCTGGATGGGTTGGACAGGCAGTTTGAAAGAGAAGTGGAGGAGGCCTTGTACGTTAAAGTAGAGAAACCATCaatgaacagaggaggaggtctACAACAGAATTTATCTCCTTGTCCAATACTGTCCTATCGAAGTTCTGATGGAAAAAAGTGATATTAACATCCTTGAAGATGAGTGTCTGGAGGCATGttggtattatttattatttcactaaTAAAGACCATGCCTTAAATGATGCAAATAAGTTAATGGTTGACTGGTGTGGAGAGAAATAGGTGCAGGGATGAGAGTTCTTGAAATATAAGATGAAACGGTAAAAAGGGATGGGATGAGAATGGTTAAGGGGATGTGttgaaaacagagcagaggatGAATGGGGTTGAAGGGAAGACGTGAAGGAAGAGGAATGTGTGGAGGGATGGtggtagaggaacccagggagtgAGACTCTGTATGGGAGTCGAAAACTGGAGGTTGAAAACTGAGTTGAACAGAGAGAGAATTAGGACACATCTTTATAGTTAggtgtggaaaataaaatatgggcCAGAGTATATCCCAAAgttaagttatataataattTGATTTACAGCATGTCCTAAAAATCTAGCATCCCACCAGTTATATCTACAGTAATCTCATTTGATTTAGTGGAGGATTGGTCAATTATGTTGATGCTATTTTTATGAACAAAttgacgtttggatgatgtcacCTGGTTCATAAATcgttaaaacaacacaagaaatacagaaaagaccttttaaaatttattacatttattcacaaTGAACATATTTGGACCCAAACTCTTTTCCTAAACCTAACGTATACCAATAGGTTTGCCTTTTCTTCACTTTGAAGGGACTCTACTGCCCCTTTTATAAGTCAACTCAGTTAAACAGTTACTTTGTTGTCTGTACAAGGGTTCACCTTACAAAACCATCACACAGATGATCTCATCTTATACTACAGTGTTTTAAATGACCAATGACTTCAATGCATTTTCAGATTCACATAACCAATACAAGACAAGGAGACGAATGTCAGACACTGatctttttcaaaacaaaaactctgcTTCTTTCAGAAGTTACTGAAGTTGTCTTAAGAAAGCTCAATAAAGGCCTTTCAAAGAACTAACACATCACACTCACTCAAAGTCTATCAAGGAAATGAGTTTTTTAGTTTAATGATTTGTActttggtctgtttttatctctgtaaGATAAACAGAATATCTTTCCAAGTCATTATGTTGAATTGTTTTATAGTTTATCACCCAGATTCTTTCAGGTCACGCCTCTTCTGAGAAAAAGAGTGTGTTGACGCCTCTCACTTCTTCCTCAAACCCACATTGTTCAACTGTAAAATCTTCAAAGGACATGAGTTGCCAGTCACTGACACTGAGAGCAGAGATGGCACAGAAACGAGTTGAACTGGATCGAGAAAACTTTTGTTGTTCCGTCTGTCTGGATCTACTGAAGGATCCGGTGActattccctgtggacacaactactgcatgaactgtattaaaagccactttgatgaggaggacaagaagaaaatcCACAGCTGTCCTGAATGCAGACAACTCTTCCCATCAAGGCCTGTCCTGgtgaaaaacaccatgttagcagagttagtggagcagctgaagaagactggactccaagctgctcctgctgatcactgctatgctggacctgaagatgtggcctgtgatttctgcactggaagaaaactgaaagccttCAAATCCTGTTTAATCTGTCTGGcatcttactgtgagaaacaccttcAGCCTCATTATGATGTAGCtcctttaaagaaacacaagctggtagatccctccaagaagctccaggacaatatctgctctcgtcatgatgaggtgatgaagatgttctgtcgtactgatcagcagagtatttgttatctctgctctgtggatgaacataaaggccacgacacagtctcagctgcagcagaaaggactgagaggcagagagaggtggaggtgagacgacaaaacatccagcagatgatccaggacaaagagaaagatgtgaagctgcttcaacaggagctgaaggccatcgcTCACTCTGTtgataaaacagtgaaggacagtcaGGAGATGTTCACTGAaatgatccgtctcctccaggaaagaagctctgatgtggagcagcaggtcagatcccagcaggaaactgaagagagtcgagtcaaagaggttcaggagaagctggagcaggagatcactgagctgaagagggaagACGCTGAGATGAAGCAgctctcagacacagaggatcacaaccagtttctacacaacttCCCCTCACCATCACCACTCAGTCaatctacacactcatccagcatcaataTCTGTCCTCTGAGGAACTTTGATGACgtgaaaacagctgtgacagagctcagaaagaaactagaggacattctgagagagacaaggagaaacatctcagtgacactgactgaagtggatgttttactgccacaaccagagccaaagaccagagatgaattcttaagttattcatgtgaaatcacactggatccaaacacaatacacaaacGTCTGGTACTGACTGGGGGAAacagaaaattaacatttaagcGTCAACAACAGTCTTATCCTGATCATCCAAACAGATTCTCTGATTGTTATCAGGTCCTGAGTAGAcagagtctgactggacgttgttactgggaggtggagtggagaggatTAGGAGCTGGCGTAACAGTcacatacaagaatatcagaAGAGCAGGGAAAGAAAGTAGATTTGGACGcaatgacaaatcttggtcaTTAGATTGTTCCACAGACCGTTCTATATTTTGgtacaacaacatccaaacttctgtctcagctcctccttcctccagagtaggagtgtacctggatcacagagcaggtattctgtccttctacagcgtctctgaaaccatgactctcctccacagagtccagaccacattcactcagccacTCTATGCTGGACTCAGGATTTATTATTGGTTTGATGGATGCAGTGCTGAGTTGATTAAAATGAAGTAGACAGAGGAGTGGAGCTCTTTCCTGAGTCTGTTTAGCCATGGAGGATATCACTGCTCATAATAacttttatttccatgacaATCTAAACTTGCCTGAGCTCTAAATGTCTGATGAATATTTGTAttgatgtatttgtgttgttttcattgatCAGTTTGGACAGAAAGAAATCTATGATTATAATaatgtgtttggttgttgttgcagtagAGATTTGTACAAATTCAGTTTCATAAAACTGAATCTGGATCATTATGGTCACTATTGATCAGATTAATAGTTTTTTATCTTTCCCATAACTGAGATTGTTGGTGAAGCAGATTGATTGCGCCGATTTTTAACCAGTTTAATGTGTGAACAAACTGAAGg encodes:
- the LOC125010635 gene encoding uncharacterized protein LOC125010635, which encodes MAQKGVELDRETFSCSICLDLLKDPVTIPCGHSYCMNCIKRHFDEEDKKKTHSCPECRQLFPSRPVLVINAMLAALVEQLKKIGLQAAPDDHCYAGPGDVACDVCTGRKLKAFKSCLVCLASYCKKHLEPHYKSPTFKQHKLVTPSKKLQENICSRHDEVMKMFCRTDQQSICYLCSVDEHKGHDTVSAAAERTERQREVEVRRQNIQQMIQDKEKDVKLLQQELKAIAHSADKTVKDSREMFTELIHLLQKRSSDVEQQVRSQQETEESRVKEVQEKLEQEITELKREDTELKQLSDTEDHNQFLHNYPSPSSLSQSTHSSSINICPLRNFDDVKTAVTELRKKLEDILREKRPNISVSVTEVDVLLPQPEPKTRDEFLKYSCEITLDPNTANRRLVLTEGNRKATFVFEQQSYSDHPDRFTDRLQVLSRESLTGRCYWEVEWSGRVGVAVTYKNISRAGNESGFGRNDKSWTLDGSTDSSIFWYNKIQTPVCARPSSRVGVYLDHRAGILSFYNVSETMTLLHRVKTTFTQPLYAGIWIYWGSSAEFIKVNNEFMLMIDMSCQSLTLRAEMAQKRVELDRENFCCSVCLDLLKDPVTIPCGHNYCMNCIKSHFDEEDKKKIHSCPECRQLFPSRPVLVKNTMLAELVEQLKKTGLQAAPADHCYAGPEDVACDFCTGRKLKAFKSCLICLASYCEKHLQPHYDVAPLKKHKLVDPSKKLQDNICSRHDEVMKMFCRTDQQSICYLCSVDEHKGHDTVSAAAERTERQREVEVRRQNIQQMIQDKEKDVKLLQQELKAIAHSVDKTVKDSQEMFTEMIRLLQERSSDVEQQVRSQQETEESRVKEVQEKLEQEITELKREDAEMKQLSDTEDHNQFLHNFPSPSPLSQSTHSSSINICPLRNFDDVKTAVTELRKKLEDILRETRRNISVTLTEVDVLLPQPEPKTRDEFLSYSCEITLDPNTIHKRLVLTGGNRKLTFKRQQQSYPDHPNRFSDCYQVLSRQSLTGRCYWEVEWRGLGAGVTVTYKNIRRAGKESRFGRNDKSWSLDCSTDRSIFWYNNIQTSVSAPPSSRVGVYLDHRAGILSFYSVSETMTLLHRVQTTFTQPLYAGLRIYYWFDGCSAELIKMK